From the Lysobacter sp. FW306-1B-D06B genome, one window contains:
- a CDS encoding response regulator transcription factor, with product MRVLLIEDDPHTAAFIGKGLREDGHTVDHAGDGKQGLFLATTETFDAIVLDRMLPGLDGLVLLQTLRGAGNRTPLLLLTALGEVDHRVEGLRAGADDYLVKPFAYSELSARVDSIVRRHRDDAQREPTRLQVNDLELDLLARDARRNGKRIELQPREFRLLEYLMRQAGRVVTRTMLLEAVWDYHFDPQTNVIDVHISRLRQKIDHGFERPLLHTVRGAGYRLGE from the coding sequence ATGCGCGTCCTGCTGATCGAAGACGATCCCCACACCGCCGCCTTCATCGGCAAGGGCCTGCGCGAGGACGGGCACACCGTCGACCATGCCGGCGACGGCAAGCAGGGCCTGTTCCTGGCGACCACCGAGACCTTCGACGCGATCGTCCTGGACCGCATGCTGCCGGGACTGGACGGCCTGGTCCTGCTGCAGACGCTGCGCGGCGCAGGCAATCGCACGCCGCTGCTGCTGCTCACCGCGCTGGGTGAAGTCGATCACCGCGTCGAGGGATTGCGTGCCGGCGCCGACGATTACCTCGTCAAACCGTTCGCGTATTCCGAACTGAGCGCGCGCGTGGACAGCATCGTGCGTCGTCATCGCGACGATGCGCAGCGCGAGCCGACGCGGTTGCAGGTGAACGATCTGGAGCTGGACCTGCTCGCCCGCGATGCGCGCCGCAACGGCAAGCGCATCGAATTGCAGCCCCGCGAGTTTCGCCTGCTCGAATACCTGATGCGCCAGGCCGGCCGCGTGGTCACGCGCACGATGCTGCTGGAAGCGGTGTGGGACTACCATTTCGATCCGCAGACCAACGTCATCGACGTGCACATCAGCCGGCTGCGGCAGAAGATCGACCACGGATTCGAACGCCCGCTGCTGCACACGGTGCGCGGCGCCGGCTACCGGCTGGGCGAATGA
- a CDS encoding GNAT family N-acetyltransferase, with the protein MGRATAPDEAATPRVRSAELGDASDVARLLGVLGYPCTRDEAAERIAVVRHDPRQHLLIAEIDGDACGLISLYTLYSVVHGCELARITGLVVLPERQGAGVGRRLLKEVEAISRRCGVRRIEVTSNASRTDAHAFYRQCGYLDGSMRFVKALGD; encoded by the coding sequence GTGGGCCGTGCCACCGCACCCGACGAGGCCGCGACGCCAAGGGTGCGGTCGGCCGAACTGGGCGACGCCAGTGACGTCGCCCGGCTGCTCGGGGTGCTGGGTTACCCCTGCACCCGCGACGAGGCCGCCGAACGCATCGCCGTGGTCCGCCACGACCCGCGCCAGCATCTGCTGATCGCCGAAATCGACGGCGACGCCTGCGGCCTGATCTCGCTCTACACGCTCTACTCGGTCGTCCACGGCTGCGAACTGGCCCGCATCACGGGCCTGGTGGTGTTGCCCGAACGCCAGGGCGCCGGCGTGGGCCGCCGGCTGCTGAAGGAGGTCGAGGCGATCTCGCGCCGCTGCGGCGTGCGCCGCATCGAAGTGACCAGCAACGCCAGCCGCACCGACGCGCATGCGTTCTACCGCCAGTGCGGCTATCTCGACGGCTCGATGCGCTTCGTCAAGGCGCTCGGCGACTGA
- the speD gene encoding adenosylmethionine decarboxylase, whose translation MVKPLPRLRLQGFNNLTKALSFNIYDVCFAASEDERRRYIEYIDEAYNADRLTQILTDVAEIIGANILNIARQDYDPQGASVTILISEEPVIDKKDAGKEIISDAVVAHMDKSHITVHTYPETHPDNGIATFRADIDVATCGVISPLKALNYLIESLESDIVIMDYRVRGFTRDIKGKKHYIDHKINSIQDYLAKNIKSRYEMLDVNVYQENIFHTKMHLKEFDLDTYLFEEKAKNLSFKERMKIEARLRREIEELYHGRNLAD comes from the coding sequence GTGGTCAAGCCGTTGCCTCGCCTGAGGTTGCAAGGTTTCAACAACCTCACCAAGGCCCTCTCGTTCAATATTTACGACGTCTGCTTCGCGGCGTCGGAGGACGAGCGTCGTCGCTACATCGAATACATCGACGAGGCGTACAACGCCGACCGCCTGACCCAGATCCTGACGGATGTCGCCGAGATCATCGGCGCGAACATCCTCAATATCGCCCGCCAGGACTACGACCCGCAGGGCGCGTCGGTGACGATCCTCATTTCCGAGGAGCCGGTGATCGACAAGAAGGACGCCGGCAAGGAGATCATCTCCGACGCGGTCGTCGCACACATGGACAAGTCGCACATCACGGTGCACACGTATCCGGAGACGCATCCGGACAACGGCATCGCGACCTTCCGCGCCGACATCGACGTGGCGACCTGCGGCGTGATTTCGCCGCTGAAGGCCCTGAATTACCTGATCGAAAGCCTGGAATCCGACATCGTCATCATGGATTACCGGGTGCGCGGCTTCACCCGCGACATCAAGGGCAAGAAGCACTACATCGACCACAAGATCAACTCGATCCAGGACTACCTGGCCAAGAACATCAAGTCGCGCTACGAGATGCTCGACGTGAACGTCTACCAGGAAAACATCTTCCACACGAAGATGCACCTGAAGGAGTTCGACCTCGACACGTACCTGTTCGAGGAGAAGGCCAAGAACCTGTCGTTCAAGGAGCGCATGAAGATCGAAGCGCGCCTGCGGCGGGAGATCGAGGAGCTCTATCACGGGCGCAATCTGGCTGACTGA
- the crp gene encoding cAMP-activated global transcriptional regulator CRP has protein sequence MRRTNSPLLPDGATIERFLAHCHRRRYPSRTDVFRPGDPASTLYYIVSGSVSIITEEEDGRELVLGYFGPGEFVGELGLFIASDQREVILRTRSTCELAEIGHERLYDLLLTRLSLDAPKLLYAIGAQISRRLLDTSRKAGRLAFLDVTDRIVRALHDLAKEPEAMSHPQGTQIRVSRQELSRLVGCSREMAGRVLKKLQADGKLHARGKTVVLYGTR, from the coding sequence ATGCGTCGCACCAACAGCCCGCTGCTGCCGGACGGTGCAACCATTGAACGCTTCCTGGCCCACTGCCACCGCCGCCGCTACCCCTCGCGGACCGACGTGTTCCGCCCGGGCGACCCGGCGAGCACGCTGTACTACATCGTGTCCGGCTCGGTTTCGATAATCACCGAGGAGGAAGACGGCCGTGAGCTGGTGCTGGGCTACTTCGGCCCGGGCGAGTTCGTCGGCGAGCTGGGCCTGTTCATCGCCAGCGACCAGCGCGAAGTCATCCTGCGCACCCGCAGCACCTGCGAGCTGGCCGAGATCGGCCACGAGCGCCTCTACGACCTGCTGCTGACCCGCCTGTCGCTGGACGCGCCCAAGCTGCTGTACGCCATCGGCGCGCAGATTTCCCGGCGTTTGCTCGATACCAGTAGGAAAGCCGGCCGCCTAGCATTCCTCGACGTCACCGACCGCATCGTCCGCGCCCTGCACGACCTGGCCAAAGAGCCCGAGGCCATGAGCCATCCGCAGGGCACCCAGATCCGCGTCTCGCGCCAGGAGCTCTCGCGCCTGGTGGGCTGCTCGCGCGAAATGGCCGGCCGCGTCCTCAAGAAGCTGCAGGCCGACGGCAAGCTGCACGCGCGCGGCAAAACGGTCGTCCTCTACGGCACCCGCTGA
- the trpD gene encoding anthranilate phosphoribosyltransferase: protein MPITPQEALQRTIEHREIFHDEMVELMRMIMRGEVSPTMTAAILTGLRVKKETVGEIAGAATVLREFARPVDVADRANLVDIVGTGGDGAHTFNISTASMFVVAAAGAKVAKHGNRSVSSKSGSADALEALGAAIELQPEQVARCIERCGIGFMFAPVHHPAMKVVAPVRREMSVRTIFNILGPLTNPAGAPSILMGVFHPDLVGIQVRVLQELGAERALVVWGRDGMDELSLGAGSLVGELRDGVVREYEVHPEDFGIAMAASRNLRVNDAAESKVLLMQALNNEAGLPREIVALNAGAAIYAAGVADSIAEGIERARAALASGAAKHKLEEFVATTRELAGEAVGA, encoded by the coding sequence ATGCCCATCACTCCGCAAGAAGCCCTCCAGCGCACCATCGAGCACCGTGAGATCTTCCACGACGAGATGGTCGAGCTGATGCGCATGATCATGCGCGGCGAGGTGTCGCCGACGATGACCGCGGCGATCCTCACGGGCCTGCGCGTGAAGAAGGAAACCGTCGGCGAGATCGCCGGCGCGGCGACCGTGCTGCGCGAGTTCGCGCGTCCGGTCGACGTGGCCGATCGGGCGAACTTGGTCGACATCGTCGGCACCGGCGGCGACGGCGCGCACACGTTCAATATTTCCACGGCGAGCATGTTCGTGGTGGCCGCCGCGGGCGCGAAGGTCGCCAAGCATGGCAATCGCAGCGTCTCGTCCAAGTCCGGCAGCGCCGATGCGCTGGAAGCGCTGGGCGCGGCGATCGAGCTCCAGCCGGAGCAGGTGGCGCGCTGCATCGAGCGCTGCGGCATCGGCTTCATGTTCGCGCCGGTGCATCATCCGGCGATGAAGGTGGTCGCGCCGGTGCGCCGCGAGATGAGCGTGCGCACGATCTTCAACATCCTCGGCCCGCTCACCAATCCGGCCGGCGCGCCGAGCATCCTGATGGGCGTGTTCCATCCGGACCTGGTCGGCATCCAGGTGCGCGTGCTGCAGGAGCTGGGTGCGGAACGTGCGCTGGTGGTGTGGGGCCGCGACGGCATGGACGAGCTTTCGCTCGGCGCCGGCAGCCTGGTGGGTGAACTGCGCGACGGCGTGGTGCGCGAGTACGAAGTGCACCCGGAAGACTTCGGCATCGCCATGGCCGCCAGCCGCAACTTGCGCGTCAACGACGCGGCCGAATCCAAGGTCCTGCTGATGCAGGCGCTGAACAATGAAGCCGGTTTGCCGCGCGAGATCGTTGCGCTCAACGCCGGCGCGGCGATCTACGCCGCCGGCGTGGCCGACAGCATCGCCGAAGGCATCGAGCGCGCACGTGCGGCGCTGGCCTCCGGCGCGGCGAAACACAAGCTGGAGGAGTTCGTCGCCACCACGCGCGAACTGGCCGGCGAAGCGGTGGGCGCATGA
- a CDS encoding zf-TFIIB domain-containing protein, with protein MRSTASAAISTARCASSRRSATDSPFQGGMTMQCPKCDSTMQPLDIPSSRSLRCTQCQGLWVSVGEERELHAHADGVDTGDIVVGQRYNQIDRITCPSCPDCQLIRMVDAAQSHIWFESCGVCFGRFYDAGELRDSAEHTVMEFIRNLDAPERV; from the coding sequence ATGCGTTCTACCGCCAGTGCGGCTATCTCGACGGCTCGATGCGCTTCGTCAAGGCGCTCGGCGACTGACTCACCATTCCAGGGGGGAATGACCATGCAATGCCCGAAGTGCGACTCGACGATGCAGCCACTCGACATTCCGTCCTCGCGTTCGCTGCGCTGCACGCAATGCCAGGGGCTGTGGGTGTCGGTGGGCGAGGAACGCGAACTGCACGCGCACGCCGACGGCGTGGACACCGGCGACATCGTCGTCGGCCAGCGCTACAACCAGATCGACCGCATCACCTGCCCCAGCTGCCCGGACTGCCAGCTCATCCGCATGGTCGACGCCGCGCAGTCGCACATCTGGTTCGAGAGCTGCGGCGTCTGCTTCGGCCGCTTCTACGATGCCGGCGAACTGCGCGACAGCGCCGAGCACACTGTGATGGAGTTCATCCGCAACCTCGACGCGCCCGAGCGCGTCTGA
- the rplM gene encoding 50S ribosomal protein L13 — translation MKTFTAKNETVQRDWYVVDAEGKTLGRLASELARRLRGKHKPVFTPHVDTGDYLVVINAEKIVVTGKKLQDKEYHRFTGYIGNLKTETLAQALERHPERVIEIAVKGMLPKNPLGRAMYRKLKVYKGSEHPHAAQQPQPLDF, via the coding sequence ATGAAGACTTTTACCGCCAAGAACGAGACCGTCCAGCGTGACTGGTACGTCGTAGACGCCGAAGGCAAGACCCTCGGCCGCCTCGCTTCCGAGCTCGCCCGCCGTCTGCGCGGCAAGCACAAGCCGGTGTTCACCCCGCACGTCGACACGGGCGACTACCTGGTCGTCATCAACGCCGAGAAGATCGTCGTTACCGGCAAGAAGCTGCAGGACAAGGAATACCACCGCTTCACCGGCTATATCGGCAACCTCAAGACCGAGACCCTCGCCCAGGCGCTTGAGCGCCATCCCGAGCGCGTCATCGAGATCGCCGTGAAGGGCATGCTGCCGAAGAATCCGCTCGGCCGCGCCATGTACCGCAAGCTCAAGGTCTACAAGGGCTCCGAGCACCCGCACGCCGCCCAGCAGCCGCAGCCGCTGGACTTCTGA
- a CDS encoding antibiotic biosynthesis monooxygenase, whose amino-acid sequence MTNDAFARLPSPPYYAVIFSSRRNGEDDAAYGEAAQRMVELAASQPGYLGVESTRGADGFGITVSYWDSEASIAAWRQHAEHAATRAHGRVHWYEHYELRVAKVERAYGKPNTTPKHDE is encoded by the coding sequence ATGACGAACGATGCGTTCGCTCGCCTGCCGTCGCCGCCGTACTACGCGGTGATCTTCTCGTCGCGCCGCAATGGCGAAGACGACGCCGCTTACGGCGAGGCGGCGCAGCGCATGGTCGAACTGGCCGCATCGCAACCCGGGTATCTGGGCGTGGAATCCACGCGCGGCGCGGACGGCTTCGGTATCACCGTCTCGTACTGGGACAGCGAAGCCTCCATCGCGGCGTGGCGCCAGCACGCCGAACACGCCGCCACGCGTGCCCATGGCCGCGTGCACTGGTACGAACATTACGAACTGCGCGTGGCCAAGGTCGAACGCGCCTACGGCAAGCCGAACACGACACCCAAGCACGACGAATGA
- the trpC gene encoding indole-3-glycerol phosphate synthase TrpC: MSDILNTILARKAEEIQQRSRVRPLDDMRVRALQQPPTRGFVEAIRRKHAANEAAVIAEVKKASPSKGLIRKDFNPAQIARSYEEGGAACLSVLTDVDFFQGSNLYLGEARGACSLPVLRKDFTIDPYQVYEARVIGADAILLIVAALEDGPMVEMANLAMELGMDVLVEVHDIDELERALQTDCELIGVNNRNLRTFEVSLDTTLALRDAVPRDRTLVTESGIATQADVAKMREAGVQTFLVGESFMREAEPGAALQRLFAA, from the coding sequence ATGAGCGACATCCTCAACACCATCCTGGCCCGCAAGGCCGAGGAGATCCAGCAGCGCAGCCGCGTGCGGCCGCTGGACGACATGCGCGTGCGCGCGCTGCAGCAACCGCCCACGCGCGGCTTCGTCGAGGCGATCCGCCGCAAGCACGCCGCGAACGAAGCGGCGGTGATCGCCGAGGTGAAGAAGGCCAGCCCGTCGAAGGGCCTGATCCGCAAGGACTTCAACCCGGCGCAGATCGCGCGCAGCTACGAAGAAGGCGGCGCGGCGTGCCTGTCGGTGCTGACCGACGTGGACTTCTTCCAGGGCAGCAACCTCTACCTGGGCGAGGCGCGCGGTGCGTGCTCGCTGCCGGTGCTGCGCAAGGACTTCACCATCGATCCGTACCAGGTGTACGAGGCGCGGGTGATCGGCGCCGACGCCATCCTGCTGATCGTCGCCGCGCTGGAAGACGGCCCGATGGTGGAGATGGCGAATCTGGCGATGGAACTGGGCATGGACGTGCTGGTGGAAGTGCACGACATCGACGAACTCGAGCGCGCGCTGCAGACCGACTGCGAACTGATCGGCGTGAACAACCGCAACCTGCGCACGTTCGAGGTTTCGCTGGACACCACGCTCGCGCTGCGCGACGCCGTGCCGCGCGATCGCACGTTGGTGACGGAGAGCGGCATCGCCACGCAGGCGGACGTGGCGAAGATGCGTGAGGCCGGCGTGCAGACGTTCCTGGTCGGCGAATCCTTCATGCGCGAAGCCGAGCCCGGCGCCGCGCTGCAACGCCTGTTCGCCGCATGA
- a CDS encoding aminodeoxychorismate/anthranilate synthase component II, whose product MLLMIDNYDSFTYNLVQYLQALGAEVKVVRNDELSVAQIEALAPERIVVSPGPCTPNEAGVSVDVIRELGPRIPVFGVCLGHQSLGQAYGGDVVRAKRIMHGKTSRIRHEGRGVFTGLPDGYEATRYHSLVVSRETLPDCLEITAWTEVDGADGRVEFDEIMGLRHREHPVEGVQFHPESILTEHGHALLKNFLER is encoded by the coding sequence ATGCTGTTGATGATCGATAACTACGACAGCTTCACCTACAACCTCGTGCAGTACCTGCAGGCGCTCGGGGCAGAGGTGAAGGTGGTCCGCAACGACGAGCTGAGCGTCGCCCAGATCGAGGCGCTCGCCCCCGAGCGGATCGTCGTCTCGCCCGGCCCGTGCACGCCCAACGAGGCGGGCGTGTCGGTGGACGTGATCCGCGAGCTCGGCCCGCGCATTCCCGTGTTCGGCGTGTGCCTGGGCCACCAGAGCCTGGGCCAGGCCTACGGCGGCGACGTCGTGCGCGCCAAGCGGATCATGCACGGCAAGACCTCGCGCATCCGCCACGAGGGCCGGGGCGTGTTCACCGGCCTGCCCGACGGCTATGAGGCCACGCGCTACCACTCGCTGGTCGTGTCGCGGGAAACCTTGCCCGACTGCCTGGAGATCACCGCCTGGACCGAGGTCGACGGCGCCGACGGCCGGGTGGAATTCGACGAGATCATGGGCCTGCGCCACCGCGAGCACCCGGTGGAAGGCGTGCAGTTCCACCCCGAATCCATCCTCACCGAACACGGCCACGCGCTGCTGAAGAATTTCCTGGAACGGTGA
- a CDS encoding haloacid dehalogenase-like hydrolase: protein MNAPAGNMGVEGARVEHLPGAAAVAPAGEGRGGERPYAPLVVFDFDHTLYDGDSGSHLVLWLIKRHWARVAASIALSPLLLPMIAWLPTRRSAISVYLWIATIGTHRRHDMDRLIDHYVRTHAKDIRARLLPIALKVLQKHRDAGDRVIIATGASPELARAILDFVAHEDLPVIGSISGPFLGGMVTVEHCHHQNKMRMIWDAGYDQIAAAYSDSSADLPLLKAARKPVVVNPKRRRVAMFRRVLPPGTPILNWGCKDRGGEPVKG from the coding sequence ATGAACGCGCCGGCCGGAAACATGGGGGTCGAGGGCGCGCGGGTCGAGCACCTGCCGGGCGCGGCGGCCGTCGCGCCGGCGGGCGAGGGGAGGGGCGGCGAGCGGCCGTACGCGCCGCTGGTCGTGTTCGACTTCGATCACACGCTCTACGACGGCGATTCGGGCAGCCACCTGGTGCTGTGGCTGATCAAGCGCCACTGGGCGCGCGTGGCCGCGTCGATTGCGTTGTCGCCGCTGCTGCTGCCGATGATCGCCTGGCTCCCCACGCGCCGCAGCGCGATCTCCGTGTACCTGTGGATCGCGACCATCGGCACGCACCGCCGTCACGACATGGACCGGCTGATCGACCACTACGTGCGCACGCACGCGAAGGACATCCGCGCGCGCCTGCTGCCGATCGCGCTGAAGGTGCTGCAGAAGCACCGCGATGCCGGCGATCGCGTGATCATCGCCACCGGCGCGTCGCCGGAACTGGCGCGGGCGATCCTGGACTTCGTCGCGCACGAGGATCTGCCGGTGATCGGCAGCATCAGCGGGCCGTTCCTGGGCGGCATGGTCACCGTCGAGCACTGCCATCACCAGAACAAGATGCGCATGATCTGGGATGCCGGCTACGACCAGATCGCGGCCGCCTACTCCGACAGCAGCGCCGACCTGCCGCTGCTCAAGGCCGCGCGCAAGCCCGTGGTGGTCAATCCCAAGCGTCGGCGCGTGGCGATGTTCCGGCGCGTGCTGCCGCCGGGCACGCCGATCCTCAACTGGGGTTGCAAGGATCGCGGCGGCGAGCCCGTGAAGGGCTGA
- a CDS encoding ATP-binding protein → MSRPLRSTSTRLALAVAGSFLLAFVLLGAGVYVAVSTLLLQDARELVRTDAAGLMQLYRDGGRAALTQELRDRLDAPDDPDAVYALIAANGKAEIGDVSAMSATKGARWTTFEHADPDAPGDGAHSMRVLAQLQPLPGGETLLTGLRLQSQDRFLHLMLRTALVALAVAASLGVLVGWFTSRWVSRRLSSLDLTAARVGGGELGLRVPLDGSGDAFDRLGRRFNAMLDRIEDLLGGVRHATDHIAHDLRTPLTRLRNRLEDLRHRPGATPPERAALDGAVQETDQLLTTFGALLRLARIEAQPPAGSGPVLDLSALAADAAELYTPIGAERSVRLRTSLEPASVHGDRDQLFQMLVNLLDNALKYAPAGSEVALSLQAGPGGVVLCIDDEGPGIPEADRERVFDRFQRLESHRGTPGSGLGLSLVRAIVHRHGGRIELLDRAPGLRVQVWWPAA, encoded by the coding sequence ATGAGCCGCCCGCTGCGTTCCACCAGCACGCGGCTCGCCCTGGCGGTGGCGGGTTCGTTCCTGCTGGCGTTCGTGCTGCTGGGCGCAGGCGTGTATGTGGCGGTATCGACGCTGCTGCTGCAGGACGCGCGCGAGCTGGTGCGTACCGACGCCGCCGGGTTGATGCAGCTGTATCGCGATGGCGGACGCGCGGCGCTGACGCAGGAACTGCGCGACCGGCTCGATGCGCCGGACGATCCGGATGCGGTGTACGCGTTGATCGCGGCCAACGGCAAGGCCGAGATCGGCGACGTGTCCGCGATGAGCGCCACGAAAGGCGCACGCTGGACGACATTCGAACATGCGGATCCGGACGCACCGGGCGATGGCGCGCATTCGATGCGCGTGCTGGCGCAACTGCAACCGCTGCCGGGAGGCGAGACGCTGCTCACGGGGCTGCGCCTGCAATCGCAGGACCGTTTCCTGCATCTGATGCTGCGCACGGCGCTGGTGGCGCTGGCGGTGGCCGCGTCGCTGGGCGTGCTCGTGGGTTGGTTCACTTCGCGCTGGGTATCGCGACGCCTGAGCAGCCTGGACCTCACCGCCGCGCGCGTGGGCGGCGGCGAGCTCGGGCTGCGCGTGCCGCTGGACGGCAGCGGCGATGCGTTCGATCGCCTCGGTCGCCGCTTCAACGCGATGCTCGACCGGATCGAGGACCTGCTCGGCGGTGTGCGCCACGCCACCGACCACATCGCACACGACCTGCGCACGCCGCTCACGCGATTGCGCAATCGCCTGGAGGATCTGCGCCACCGGCCCGGCGCAACGCCGCCGGAGCGCGCCGCACTCGACGGCGCCGTGCAGGAGACCGACCAGCTGCTCACCACCTTCGGCGCGCTGCTGAGGCTTGCACGCATCGAAGCCCAGCCGCCGGCGGGCAGCGGTCCCGTGCTGGACCTGTCCGCACTGGCCGCCGATGCGGCCGAGCTGTACACGCCCATCGGCGCCGAACGCAGCGTGCGCCTGCGCACCTCGCTGGAACCGGCAAGCGTGCATGGCGACCGCGACCAGCTCTTCCAGATGCTGGTGAACCTGCTCGACAACGCGCTGAAGTACGCACCGGCCGGCAGCGAAGTCGCACTGTCGTTGCAGGCGGGGCCCGGCGGCGTGGTGTTGTGCATCGACGACGAAGGGCCGGGCATTCCCGAAGCCGACCGCGAACGGGTGTTCGACCGCTTCCAGCGCCTGGAATCGCATCGCGGCACGCCGGGCAGCGGCCTGGGCTTGAGCCTCGTGCGGGCGATCGTGCACCGGCACGGCGGACGGATCGAACTGCTCGACCGTGCGCCCGGGCTGCGGGTGCAGGTCTGGTGGCCCGCCGCCTGA
- the coq7 gene encoding 2-polyprenyl-3-methyl-6-methoxy-1,4-benzoquinone monooxygenase: MDTSRQLTPLDRFLSDTQRALDTVFGAPGAERPNPARDVAQIELDEHERRHASGLMRINHVGEVCAQALYCGQAAVARDETTRAHLLAAAQEETDHLAWCADRLRELDSRPSLLNPLWYTGSFAIGALAGLRGDGWNLGFVVETERQVEAHIDEHLDSLPAADARSRAILEVMKADEARHADHAEAAGARILPPPVPSLMAAASKVMKAVAYRL; this comes from the coding sequence ATGGACACGTCTCGCCAGCTCACCCCGCTCGACCGATTCCTTTCCGACACCCAGCGCGCGCTGGACACCGTGTTCGGCGCGCCCGGCGCGGAGCGCCCGAACCCCGCCCGCGACGTCGCCCAGATCGAACTCGACGAGCACGAGCGCCGCCACGCCAGCGGCCTGATGCGCATCAACCACGTCGGCGAGGTCTGCGCGCAGGCGCTGTATTGCGGCCAGGCCGCAGTGGCGCGAGACGAGACGACGCGCGCGCACCTGCTCGCCGCGGCGCAGGAGGAAACCGACCACCTGGCCTGGTGCGCCGACCGCCTGCGCGAACTCGACAGCCGCCCCAGCCTCCTCAATCCGCTCTGGTACACCGGCAGCTTCGCCATCGGCGCGCTCGCCGGCCTGCGCGGCGACGGCTGGAACCTGGGCTTCGTGGTGGAAACAGAGCGCCAGGTCGAGGCGCACATCGACGAGCACCTGGATTCGCTGCCCGCCGCCGACGCACGCAGCCGCGCGATCCTGGAAGTGATGAAGGCCGACGAGGCCCGCCACGCCGATCACGCCGAAGCCGCCGGCGCGCGCATCCTGCCGCCGCCGGTGCCGTCGCTGATGGCGGCGGCGTCGAAGGTGATGAAGGCGGTGGCGTACAGGTTGTAG
- a CDS encoding (Fe-S)-binding protein: MPPATPSPRPAVPDPLVALADRCVQCGLCLPACPTYGEARIEAESPRGRIALARAWALEAVEETPAGEAHLDHCLGCRSCEAVCPAGVRYGALLVEARTRQRKRRPAGLRQHAIEALAARPTLLTLILRVYGLLHPLLPAAWRPLPAPPPRPSRQAAPAPFPGDTALFVGCAADAYESEVRAAVSRCLAQLGIQVSTPPGQGCCGSLHAHAGNATGAAALRQQNLRAFASARTVLTFASGCHEAVAEAMPASTRTVDAVAFLAEQLAARAGTWQWRTGRERIALHLPCTQRNVVRSAPSLRALLSAVPELEVVELDANLGCCGASGTQMLEDPERAASFRAPLLRQLAESGATRLLSANLGCRLHLANGTRIPVQHPLVFLAERLETVPSPRPPSGDA; encoded by the coding sequence ATGCCGCCCGCCACCCCGTCGCCCCGTCCCGCCGTGCCTGATCCGCTGGTGGCCCTGGCCGACCGTTGCGTGCAGTGCGGCCTGTGCCTGCCGGCCTGCCCCACGTATGGCGAGGCCCGGATCGAAGCCGAATCACCGCGCGGCCGCATCGCCCTGGCGCGTGCGTGGGCGTTGGAGGCGGTGGAAGAGACCCCGGCCGGCGAGGCGCACCTGGACCACTGCCTGGGCTGCCGCAGCTGCGAGGCGGTTTGCCCGGCCGGCGTCCGCTACGGTGCCCTGCTCGTCGAAGCCCGTACCCGCCAGCGCAAGCGCCGCCCCGCGGGCCTGCGCCAGCACGCGATCGAGGCCCTGGCGGCCCGCCCGACCCTGCTGACCTTGATATTGCGCGTTTACGGCCTGCTGCACCCGCTCCTGCCCGCGGCCTGGCGCCCGCTTCCGGCGCCGCCACCTCGCCCGTCCCGACAAGCCGCACCTGCCCCGTTCCCCGGCGACACCGCTCTCTTTGTCGGTTGCGCCGCCGACGCCTATGAATCCGAGGTGCGCGCGGCGGTGTCCCGCTGCCTTGCCCAGCTGGGGATACAGGTGAGCACGCCGCCCGGCCAGGGTTGCTGCGGCAGCCTGCACGCGCATGCCGGCAACGCGACCGGGGCCGCGGCGCTCCGCCAGCAGAACCTGCGCGCCTTCGCATCCGCCCGGACCGTCCTCACTTTCGCCAGCGGCTGCCATGAAGCCGTGGCCGAAGCGATGCCCGCTTCGACGCGCACCGTCGATGCGGTGGCGTTCCTCGCCGAGCAGCTCGCCGCACGCGCCGGCACCTGGCAATGGCGCACCGGCCGGGAGCGCATCGCCCTGCACCTGCCGTGCACCCAGCGCAACGTCGTGCGTTCGGCGCCTTCGTTGCGCGCGCTGCTGTCCGCGGTGCCGGAGCTGGAGGTGGTCGAACTCGACGCCAACCTCGGCTGCTGCGGCGCATCGGGCACGCAGATGCTCGAAGACCCCGAGCGTGCCGCGTCCTTCCGCGCACCCCTGCTGCGTCAACTCGCCGAGAGCGGCGCGACGCGGCTGCTCAGCGCGAACCTGGGCTGCCGGCTCCATCTCGCCAACGGCACGCGGATCCCGGTGCAGCATCCGCTGGTGTTCCTGGCCGAACGACTGGAGACCGTCCCTTCACCGCGTCCGCCTTCCGGCGACGCGTAA